In Vespa crabro chromosome 13, iyVesCrab1.2, whole genome shotgun sequence, one DNA window encodes the following:
- the LOC124428564 gene encoding transmembrane 9 superfamily member 2 isoform X2, with translation MARILSSIWLLCTLYVVTEISAFYLPGLAPVNFCKTDDDSSKNCKSEIKLYVNRLNTEKYVIPYEYDRFDFCTAEKEESPVENLGQVVFGERIRPSPYKLKFLESVNCQKACKKVYKGGDEASEKKLQFLKKGIALNYQHHWIIDNMPVTWCYQIQDEKQYCSTGFPMGCFTKEARSQQDACSINGPYHNPKTYYLFNHVDLNITYHSGVKEEWGTSFKANGGRIISVKVIPRSIKHDNVLTCTGKKAMELPYGDLPPDRTLEITYTYSVTFSQDNTIKWSSRWDYILESMPHTNIQWLSILNSLIIVLFLSGMVAMIMLRTLHKDIVRYNQIESGEDAQEEFGWKLVHGDVFRPPRKGMLFSVLLGSGTQVFFMTLVTLAFACFGFLSPANRGALMTCAMVLYVCLGTSAGYVAARIYKSFGGEKWKSNVLLTSMLSPGLVFGLFFIMNLIFWGKGSSAAVPFSTLVALLALWFGVSVPLTFIGAYFGFKKRSLEHPVRTNQIPRQIPEQNFYTQPIPGVIMGGVFPFGCIFIQLFFILNSLWSSQVYYMFGFLFLVFLILVITCSETTILLCYFHLCAEDYHWWWRSFLTSGFTAFYLLIYCIHFFMTKLDIEDATSTFLYFGYTLIMVYLFFLLTGSIGFFACFWFVRKIYSVVKVD, from the exons ATGGCGAgaatattatcatcgatatggCTGTTGTGTACGCTCTACGTAGTTACTGAAATATCAGCATTTTACTTGCCCGGTTTAGCACCagtaaatttttgtaaaactGATGATGATTCTTCGAAAAATTGTAAG tctgAAATCAAATTATATGTTAATCGCCTGAATACTGAGAAATATGTTATACCTTATGAATATGATCg ttTTGACTTTTGCACTgcggagaaagaagaatctcCAGTTGAAAATTTAGGGCAAGTAGTCTTTGGAGAACGGATTCGCCCTTCTCCATACAag TTGAAATTCTTGGAATCAGTCAATTGTCAGAAAGCAtgtaaaaaagtttataaaggAGGAGATGAAGCTTCAGAAAAAAAGTTGCAATTCCTTAAAAAAGGAATAGCACTTAATTATCAACATCATTGGATCATTG ATAATATGCCAGTCACATGGTGTTATCAAATACAAGATGAAAAACAATATTGTAGTACTGGTTTTCCAATGGGCTGTTTTACAAAGGAAGCTCGTTCTCAACAGGATGCCTGTAGCATTAAT gGTCCATATCACAATCCaaaaacatattatttattcaaccACGTAGATCTTAACATAACATACCACAGTGGAGTCAAAGAAGAATGGGGAACAAGTTTCAAAGCAAATGGTGGTCGTATTATCT cTGTAAAAGTTATTCCTCGTAGTATTAAACACGACAATGTCCTAACTTGTACTGGCAAAAAAGCCATGGAATTACCATATGGTGATCTTCCTCCTGATCGAACATTGGaaataacatatacatattctgTAACATTTTCC CAAGACAATACAATCAAATGGTCATCCAGGTGGGattatatattagaatcaatgccacatacaaatatacaatGGCTTAGTATCctgaattcattaattattgtcTTATTTTTATCTGGAATGGTGGCAATGATAATGCTTCGTACATTGCACAAGGATATTGTGAGATATAAtcag ATAGAGTCAGGAGAGGATGCACAGGAAGAATTTGGATGGAAACTAGTACATGGTGATGTCTTCCGACCACCACGTAAAGGAATGTTATTTTCAGTTTTACTTGGTTCGGGTACACAAGTCTTTTTCATGACTCTTGTTACACTAG CATTTGCTTGTTTTGGTTTTCTCTCTCCTGCTAATAGAGGAGCATTGATGACATGTGCAAtggtattatatgtatgtcttGGAACCTCAGCTGGTTATGTAGCTGCTCgaatttataaaagttttGGTGGAGAAAAATGGAAATCTAATGTATTGCTTACATCAATGCTAAGTCctgg aCTTGTCTTcggtttattttttataatgaactTAATTTTTTGGGGAAAAGGCAGTTCAGCTGCAGTACCATTCAGTACTCTCGTTGCTCTTTTAGCATTATGGTTTGGAGTTTCCGTTCCATTAACATTTATTGGAGCTTATTTCGGATTTAAGAAAagg tcaCTGGAACATCCAGTAAGAACTAATCAAATACCAAGACAAATACCAGAgcaaaatttttatacacaACCAATACCTGGCGTAATAATGGGTGGTGTTTTCCCTTTTGGATGTATATTTATtcagttattttttattcttaactcACTTtg gtcTAGCCAAGTGTATTACATGTTTGGATTCCTTTTCCtagtatttttaatacttgtgATTACGTGCTCTGAAACTACTATCTTACTATgttattttcatctttgtGCAGAG gatTACCATTGGTGGTGGCGCAGCTTTTTAACATCAGGATTTACagcattttatttgttaatttactGCATACATTTCTTCATGACAAAATTAGATATTGAAGATGCCACATCCACGTTCCTTTATTTTGGATATACTTTAATTATGGTCtatctattctttcttctgacag GTTCAATAGGTTTCTTTGCTTGCTTCTGGTTTGTGCGTAAGATCTACAGTGTTGTAAAAGTTGACTAA
- the LOC124428563 gene encoding apoptotic chromatin condensation inducer in the nucleus isoform X2, whose protein sequence is MSMRRKSDRNKAKATPEKKVEKPTRKSTRRRGKRSPSTSPEKDNVEATTVSATCTKETEKSQVQTRLQNKELEQVSDSHEEKVSSTEGDIKVQSPEAEEDNNGDSVWKVARADASPGEIQKLKLCRQRNTSEASSDASLSRKKSNKWQESGEGGAGEVDSADEQLVSCTRMSSGIEQPYDPSSSYPGQDSNEEVSDSKEILPETTSANLSDDKPNIDQQGDSNEASCSNQNLHSEPSKPSSTTTPAPNSNGDHISEEIVADIPKEDQPEETIDQKPTEVFNKEASVENVCKEASTDDEEEDKRKIHKSDSSSESNDEKHTKIDCSSNRTASRASRRKHRNKYRDSSNSETPDSEDEQPAERKIEESFTHKEKSNTIDICEEKDKSRSPEQKSNPLLNNINIEVEHSEITKPKAENETEKQEHVPSADLQVQASMQKPAKVNLKRSFSARILADKNDSKKDDNDPNANSESNNQTKENHSNEDNEFKSVPRKRRWGTALSTDSAPSFSISTDSLKALVPGAKPLSINEVRLSKDDDDERDQKDNEKWLNDDINDQKPKDILAQKNGAAKKGDGKVDNHIARRKISIVKEPPHVKSPSPPATKPTNILLIKNLVRPFTLNQIKELLSRTGTIVENGFWMDRIKSKCFVEYANEDQAFETRQALHGISWPVSNPKRLHVEYAIKDDMELARELSKDQPVSRKTEQLLTTDSWQQDWNREERTNSAKVVVVREWDLGKEDGQQHVKEKERDKKEQDKKRRRSRSPALEAHLPAPARKFKKKEDDPPPAKLLDDLFRKTKATPCIYWLPLTNEQIVVKEEMRRQHMAEHARRLEEMRRTERSRDSRRRRSPRK, encoded by the exons ATGA gcATGAGGCGCAAGAGTGACAGAAATAAAGCTAAAGCAACACCAGAAAAGAAAGTTGAAAAACCAACAAGAAAATCAACTCGCAGGCGTGGAAAACGTTCACCATCTACATCACCTGAGAAGGATAATGTTGAAGCAACTACAGTGAGTGCTACTTGTACAAAAGAAACTGAAAAGTCTCAGGTACAGACACGTCTTCAGAATAAGGAATTAGAGCAGGTATCAGATAGCCATGAAGAAAAAGTTTCATCCACTGAAGGTGATATCAAGGTACAATCACCAGAGGCCGAGGAGGACAATAACGGTGATTCTGTTTGGAAAGTGGCAAGAGCCGATGCATCCCCTGGTGAAATACAAAAATTGAAGTTGTGTAGACAACGTAATACATCAGAAGCATCATCAGATGCCTCTTTAAGTAGGAAAAAGTCGAACAAGTGGCAAGAAAGTGGTGAGGGAGGTGCAGGGGAGGTTGACTCGGCAGATGAGCAGCTGGTATCTTGTACAAGAATGTCCAGTGGCATTGAACAGCCGTATGATCCCTCCTCTTCATACCCAGGTCAGGACTCCAACGAAGAGGTAAGTGATAGCAAGGAGATCCTGCCTGAAACCACTTCAGCCAACTTGTCTGACGATAAACCAAACATAGATCAACAAGGTGATTCAAATGAGGCTAGTTGTTCCAACCAAAATCTTCATAGCGAGCCCAGTAAGCCAAGTAGTACAACCACTCCAGCTCCTAATTCAAACGGCGATCATATATCAGAGGAAATAGTTGCTGATATTCCTAAGGAAGACCAGCCTGAGGAAACCATTGACCAGAAACCAACAGAAGTATTTAACAAAGAAGCCAGTGTTGAAAATGTCTGTAAAGAAGCTAGTACtgatgacgaagaagaagacaaacgGAAAATTCATAAATCAGATTCATCATCTGAATCAAATGATGAGAAGCATACTAAAATTGATTGCAGTAGCAACAGAACAGCATCGCGTGCTAGTCGCAGAAagcatagaaataaatatagagaTTCCTCTAATTCTGAAACGCCTGATTCCGAAGATGAACAGCCTGCTGAAAGGAAAATTGAAGAATCTTTTACTcacaaagaaaaatcaaatacaatagatatatgtgaagaaaaagataaatcaagATCTCCAGAACAAAAATCTAATCctctattaaataatatcaatattgaaGTTGAACATTCCGAAATAACTAAACCAAAAGCTGAGAATGAAACTGAAAAGCAGGAGCACGTTCCATCGGCTGATTTGCAAGTTCAGGCATCAATGCAAAAACCTGCTAAAGTTAATTTGAAAAGATCatt TTCAGCACGAATATTGGctgataaaaatgattcaaaaaaagatgataatgatcCAAATGCTAATAGCGAATCCAATAATCAAACCAAG GAAAATCACAGTAACGAAGATAATGAGTTTAAATCCGTACCAAGAAAGCGAAGATGGGGAACTGCATTATCCACGGATAGCGcaccttctttttctatttcaacaGACTCTCTCAAg GCATTAGTGCCAGGTGCAAAACCATTATCGATCAATGAAGTACGTTTGTCGaaagatgatgacgatgaaagAGATCAAAAAGATAATGAGAAATGGCTTaatgatgatattaatgatcaaAAGCCAAAAGATATTCTTGCGCAGAAGAATGGTGCTGCAAAAAAAGGAGATGGAAAAGTTGACAATCATATAG CAAGACGAAAGATTTCTATTGTGAAAGAACCTCCGCATGTGAAGTCACCCAGTCCACCAGCAACAAAACCaacaaatattcttttgataaaaaatctGGTTCGTCCATTTACTTTGAATCAAATTAAAGAACTTCTTTCTCGTACTGGTACGATCGTCGAAAACGGATTCTGGATGGATAGAATTAAATCTAAATGTTTTGTAGAG TATGCCAATGAGGATCAAGCGTTTGAAACAAGACAAGCGTTACATGGTATATCTTGGCCCGTATCAAATCCAAAAAGACTTCATGTTGAATATGCAATTAAAGACGATATGGAATTGGCAAGAGAATTATCGAAAGATCAACCTGTTTCACGTAAAACGGAACAACTTTTAACAACAGATTCTTGGCAACAAGATTGGAATCGtgaagaaagaacaaattcGGCGAAg GTGGTCGTTGTTAGAGAATGGGATTTGGGTAAAGAAGATGGGCAACAGcatgttaaagaaaaagaacgagacaAGAAGGAgcaagataagaaaagaagaagaagtcggAGTCCCGCATTGGAAGCCCATCTTCCAGCTCCTGCAaggaaatttaaaaagaaggaagatgatCCACCGCCGGCTAAACTTTTAGATGATCTTTTCAGAAAAACGAAGGCAACACCATGCATATATTGGTTACCACTTACGAATGAAcag ATAGTAGTAAAGGAAGAAATGCGAAGACAGCATATGGCCGAGCACGCTCGCAGATTAGAAGAGATGAGACGTACTGAAAGAAGCAGAGACAGCCGACGCCGTCGTAGTccaagaaaatag
- the LOC124428564 gene encoding transmembrane 9 superfamily member 2 isoform X1: protein MARILSSIWLLCTLYVVTEISAFYLPGLAPVNFCKTDDDSSKNCKSEIKLYVNRLNTEKYVIPYEYDRFDFCTAEKEESPVENLGQVVFGERIRPSPYKLKFLESVNCQKACKKVYKGGDEASEKKLQFLKKGIALNYQHHWIIDNMPVTWCYQIQDEKQYCSTGFPMGCFTKEARSQQDACSINGPYHNPKTYYLFNHVDLNITYHSGVKEEWGTSFKANGGRIISVKVIPRSIKHDNVLTCTGKKAMELPYGDLPPDRTLEITYTYSVTFSQDNTIKWSSRWDYILESMPHTNIQWLSILNSLIIVLFLSGMVAMIMLRTLHKDIVRYNQAYFQIESGEDAQEEFGWKLVHGDVFRPPRKGMLFSVLLGSGTQVFFMTLVTLAFACFGFLSPANRGALMTCAMVLYVCLGTSAGYVAARIYKSFGGEKWKSNVLLTSMLSPGLVFGLFFIMNLIFWGKGSSAAVPFSTLVALLALWFGVSVPLTFIGAYFGFKKRSLEHPVRTNQIPRQIPEQNFYTQPIPGVIMGGVFPFGCIFIQLFFILNSLWSSQVYYMFGFLFLVFLILVITCSETTILLCYFHLCAEDYHWWWRSFLTSGFTAFYLLIYCIHFFMTKLDIEDATSTFLYFGYTLIMVYLFFLLTGSIGFFACFWFVRKIYSVVKVD, encoded by the exons ATGGCGAgaatattatcatcgatatggCTGTTGTGTACGCTCTACGTAGTTACTGAAATATCAGCATTTTACTTGCCCGGTTTAGCACCagtaaatttttgtaaaactGATGATGATTCTTCGAAAAATTGTAAG tctgAAATCAAATTATATGTTAATCGCCTGAATACTGAGAAATATGTTATACCTTATGAATATGATCg ttTTGACTTTTGCACTgcggagaaagaagaatctcCAGTTGAAAATTTAGGGCAAGTAGTCTTTGGAGAACGGATTCGCCCTTCTCCATACAag TTGAAATTCTTGGAATCAGTCAATTGTCAGAAAGCAtgtaaaaaagtttataaaggAGGAGATGAAGCTTCAGAAAAAAAGTTGCAATTCCTTAAAAAAGGAATAGCACTTAATTATCAACATCATTGGATCATTG ATAATATGCCAGTCACATGGTGTTATCAAATACAAGATGAAAAACAATATTGTAGTACTGGTTTTCCAATGGGCTGTTTTACAAAGGAAGCTCGTTCTCAACAGGATGCCTGTAGCATTAAT gGTCCATATCACAATCCaaaaacatattatttattcaaccACGTAGATCTTAACATAACATACCACAGTGGAGTCAAAGAAGAATGGGGAACAAGTTTCAAAGCAAATGGTGGTCGTATTATCT cTGTAAAAGTTATTCCTCGTAGTATTAAACACGACAATGTCCTAACTTGTACTGGCAAAAAAGCCATGGAATTACCATATGGTGATCTTCCTCCTGATCGAACATTGGaaataacatatacatattctgTAACATTTTCC CAAGACAATACAATCAAATGGTCATCCAGGTGGGattatatattagaatcaatgccacatacaaatatacaatGGCTTAGTATCctgaattcattaattattgtcTTATTTTTATCTGGAATGGTGGCAATGATAATGCTTCGTACATTGCACAAGGATATTGTGAGATATAAtcag GCCTACTTCCAGATAGAGTCAGGAGAGGATGCACAGGAAGAATTTGGATGGAAACTAGTACATGGTGATGTCTTCCGACCACCACGTAAAGGAATGTTATTTTCAGTTTTACTTGGTTCGGGTACACAAGTCTTTTTCATGACTCTTGTTACACTAG CATTTGCTTGTTTTGGTTTTCTCTCTCCTGCTAATAGAGGAGCATTGATGACATGTGCAAtggtattatatgtatgtcttGGAACCTCAGCTGGTTATGTAGCTGCTCgaatttataaaagttttGGTGGAGAAAAATGGAAATCTAATGTATTGCTTACATCAATGCTAAGTCctgg aCTTGTCTTcggtttattttttataatgaactTAATTTTTTGGGGAAAAGGCAGTTCAGCTGCAGTACCATTCAGTACTCTCGTTGCTCTTTTAGCATTATGGTTTGGAGTTTCCGTTCCATTAACATTTATTGGAGCTTATTTCGGATTTAAGAAAagg tcaCTGGAACATCCAGTAAGAACTAATCAAATACCAAGACAAATACCAGAgcaaaatttttatacacaACCAATACCTGGCGTAATAATGGGTGGTGTTTTCCCTTTTGGATGTATATTTATtcagttattttttattcttaactcACTTtg gtcTAGCCAAGTGTATTACATGTTTGGATTCCTTTTCCtagtatttttaatacttgtgATTACGTGCTCTGAAACTACTATCTTACTATgttattttcatctttgtGCAGAG gatTACCATTGGTGGTGGCGCAGCTTTTTAACATCAGGATTTACagcattttatttgttaatttactGCATACATTTCTTCATGACAAAATTAGATATTGAAGATGCCACATCCACGTTCCTTTATTTTGGATATACTTTAATTATGGTCtatctattctttcttctgacag GTTCAATAGGTTTCTTTGCTTGCTTCTGGTTTGTGCGTAAGATCTACAGTGTTGTAAAAGTTGACTAA
- the LOC124428563 gene encoding apoptotic chromatin condensation inducer in the nucleus isoform X1 has protein sequence MSMRRKSDRNKAKATPEKKVEKPTRKSTRRRGKRSPSTSPEKDNVEATTVSATCTKETEKSQVQTRLQNKELEQVSDSHEEKVSSTEGDIKVQSPEAEEDNNGDSVWKVARADASPGEIQKLKLCRQRNTSEASSDASLSRKKSNKWQESGEGGAGEVDSADEQLVSCTRMSSGIEQPYDPSSSYPGQDSNEEVSDSKEILPETTSANLSDDKPNIDQQGDSNEASCSNQNLHSEPSKPSSTTTPAPNSNGDHISEEIVADIPKEDQPEETIDQKPTEVFNKEASVENVCKEASTDDEEEDKRKIHKSDSSSESNDEKHTKIDCSSNRTASRASRRKHRNKYRDSSNSETPDSEDEQPAERKIEESFTHKEKSNTIDICEEKDKSRSPEQKSNPLLNNINIEVEHSEITKPKAENETEKQEHVPSADLQVQASMQKPAKVNLKRSFSARILADKNDSKKDDNDPNANSESNNQTKENHSNEDNEFKSVPRKRRWGTALSTDSAPSFSISTDSLKALVPGAKPLSINEVRLSKDDDDERDQKDNEKWLNDDINDQKPKDILAQKNGAAKKGDGKVDNHIAARRKISIVKEPPHVKSPSPPATKPTNILLIKNLVRPFTLNQIKELLSRTGTIVENGFWMDRIKSKCFVEYANEDQAFETRQALHGISWPVSNPKRLHVEYAIKDDMELARELSKDQPVSRKTEQLLTTDSWQQDWNREERTNSAKVVVVREWDLGKEDGQQHVKEKERDKKEQDKKRRRSRSPALEAHLPAPARKFKKKEDDPPPAKLLDDLFRKTKATPCIYWLPLTNEQIVVKEEMRRQHMAEHARRLEEMRRTERSRDSRRRRSPRK, from the exons ATGA gcATGAGGCGCAAGAGTGACAGAAATAAAGCTAAAGCAACACCAGAAAAGAAAGTTGAAAAACCAACAAGAAAATCAACTCGCAGGCGTGGAAAACGTTCACCATCTACATCACCTGAGAAGGATAATGTTGAAGCAACTACAGTGAGTGCTACTTGTACAAAAGAAACTGAAAAGTCTCAGGTACAGACACGTCTTCAGAATAAGGAATTAGAGCAGGTATCAGATAGCCATGAAGAAAAAGTTTCATCCACTGAAGGTGATATCAAGGTACAATCACCAGAGGCCGAGGAGGACAATAACGGTGATTCTGTTTGGAAAGTGGCAAGAGCCGATGCATCCCCTGGTGAAATACAAAAATTGAAGTTGTGTAGACAACGTAATACATCAGAAGCATCATCAGATGCCTCTTTAAGTAGGAAAAAGTCGAACAAGTGGCAAGAAAGTGGTGAGGGAGGTGCAGGGGAGGTTGACTCGGCAGATGAGCAGCTGGTATCTTGTACAAGAATGTCCAGTGGCATTGAACAGCCGTATGATCCCTCCTCTTCATACCCAGGTCAGGACTCCAACGAAGAGGTAAGTGATAGCAAGGAGATCCTGCCTGAAACCACTTCAGCCAACTTGTCTGACGATAAACCAAACATAGATCAACAAGGTGATTCAAATGAGGCTAGTTGTTCCAACCAAAATCTTCATAGCGAGCCCAGTAAGCCAAGTAGTACAACCACTCCAGCTCCTAATTCAAACGGCGATCATATATCAGAGGAAATAGTTGCTGATATTCCTAAGGAAGACCAGCCTGAGGAAACCATTGACCAGAAACCAACAGAAGTATTTAACAAAGAAGCCAGTGTTGAAAATGTCTGTAAAGAAGCTAGTACtgatgacgaagaagaagacaaacgGAAAATTCATAAATCAGATTCATCATCTGAATCAAATGATGAGAAGCATACTAAAATTGATTGCAGTAGCAACAGAACAGCATCGCGTGCTAGTCGCAGAAagcatagaaataaatatagagaTTCCTCTAATTCTGAAACGCCTGATTCCGAAGATGAACAGCCTGCTGAAAGGAAAATTGAAGAATCTTTTACTcacaaagaaaaatcaaatacaatagatatatgtgaagaaaaagataaatcaagATCTCCAGAACAAAAATCTAATCctctattaaataatatcaatattgaaGTTGAACATTCCGAAATAACTAAACCAAAAGCTGAGAATGAAACTGAAAAGCAGGAGCACGTTCCATCGGCTGATTTGCAAGTTCAGGCATCAATGCAAAAACCTGCTAAAGTTAATTTGAAAAGATCatt TTCAGCACGAATATTGGctgataaaaatgattcaaaaaaagatgataatgatcCAAATGCTAATAGCGAATCCAATAATCAAACCAAG GAAAATCACAGTAACGAAGATAATGAGTTTAAATCCGTACCAAGAAAGCGAAGATGGGGAACTGCATTATCCACGGATAGCGcaccttctttttctatttcaacaGACTCTCTCAAg GCATTAGTGCCAGGTGCAAAACCATTATCGATCAATGAAGTACGTTTGTCGaaagatgatgacgatgaaagAGATCAAAAAGATAATGAGAAATGGCTTaatgatgatattaatgatcaaAAGCCAAAAGATATTCTTGCGCAGAAGAATGGTGCTGCAAAAAAAGGAGATGGAAAAGTTGACAATCATATAG CAGCAAGACGAAAGATTTCTATTGTGAAAGAACCTCCGCATGTGAAGTCACCCAGTCCACCAGCAACAAAACCaacaaatattcttttgataaaaaatctGGTTCGTCCATTTACTTTGAATCAAATTAAAGAACTTCTTTCTCGTACTGGTACGATCGTCGAAAACGGATTCTGGATGGATAGAATTAAATCTAAATGTTTTGTAGAG TATGCCAATGAGGATCAAGCGTTTGAAACAAGACAAGCGTTACATGGTATATCTTGGCCCGTATCAAATCCAAAAAGACTTCATGTTGAATATGCAATTAAAGACGATATGGAATTGGCAAGAGAATTATCGAAAGATCAACCTGTTTCACGTAAAACGGAACAACTTTTAACAACAGATTCTTGGCAACAAGATTGGAATCGtgaagaaagaacaaattcGGCGAAg GTGGTCGTTGTTAGAGAATGGGATTTGGGTAAAGAAGATGGGCAACAGcatgttaaagaaaaagaacgagacaAGAAGGAgcaagataagaaaagaagaagaagtcggAGTCCCGCATTGGAAGCCCATCTTCCAGCTCCTGCAaggaaatttaaaaagaaggaagatgatCCACCGCCGGCTAAACTTTTAGATGATCTTTTCAGAAAAACGAAGGCAACACCATGCATATATTGGTTACCACTTACGAATGAAcag ATAGTAGTAAAGGAAGAAATGCGAAGACAGCATATGGCCGAGCACGCTCGCAGATTAGAAGAGATGAGACGTACTGAAAGAAGCAGAGACAGCCGACGCCGTCGTAGTccaagaaaatag